A genomic stretch from Streptomyces sp. QL37 includes:
- a CDS encoding VWA-like domain-containing protein, with product MNVPPSGRVLDTGKLFAARLQAARVRPYLATALFALRPVESRGVPTMAVDPYWRCYVSPAFVDRTPVEELAGVWVHEVSHLLRDHHGRGDRYAHRHQLSGPAERLRMNIAADCEINDDIFGDGLTAPEGAVRPASLGLEDGELMEDYLRQFRLGPHTAHLAWLECGSGADGLPRPWDLGPDGAHGLSSQERDAVRFRVAQGIVGRPGSAPAGWRRWAEEAFHPPQPWRELLGAAVRSAASAPGTGEDYVYGRPARRSAAVPGAILPSLRRRPTRVVVVIDTSGSVSDAELGSALLEVAAISRAVGGRRDLVGVLPCDAAAGRVRPLCGGAEGVELLGGGGTDLRTGFARALESRPRPDVVVMLTDGQTPWPSRRPPCRTVVGLFGRVNRRSSYDESDPDYAPDGPPAWARVVAIG from the coding sequence GTGAACGTGCCGCCCTCCGGCCGCGTGCTGGACACCGGGAAGCTCTTCGCGGCCCGGCTACAGGCAGCACGCGTACGCCCGTACCTGGCGACGGCACTGTTCGCTCTTCGCCCCGTGGAGTCCCGCGGCGTGCCGACGATGGCGGTCGATCCGTACTGGCGGTGCTACGTGTCACCCGCCTTCGTCGACCGCACTCCGGTGGAGGAGCTGGCCGGTGTCTGGGTGCACGAGGTGTCGCACCTGCTGCGTGACCACCACGGGCGCGGCGACCGCTACGCGCACCGGCATCAACTCAGCGGCCCGGCGGAACGGTTGCGGATGAACATCGCGGCGGACTGCGAGATCAACGACGACATCTTCGGCGACGGCTTGACGGCGCCGGAGGGCGCTGTCCGTCCGGCGTCCTTGGGCCTCGAGGACGGCGAACTGATGGAGGACTACCTCCGCCAGTTCCGGCTCGGTCCGCACACCGCCCACCTGGCGTGGCTGGAGTGCGGCAGCGGTGCGGACGGCCTGCCGCGCCCGTGGGATCTGGGACCGGACGGGGCGCACGGACTCAGCTCGCAGGAACGGGACGCGGTCCGCTTCCGGGTGGCGCAGGGCATCGTCGGCCGTCCTGGAAGCGCACCCGCCGGGTGGCGCCGGTGGGCGGAGGAGGCGTTCCACCCGCCGCAGCCCTGGCGGGAGTTGCTCGGAGCTGCCGTACGGTCGGCGGCCTCCGCACCGGGCACGGGCGAGGACTACGTGTACGGCAGACCGGCGCGCCGTTCGGCGGCGGTCCCGGGGGCGATCCTGCCGAGCCTGCGGCGCAGACCGACGCGGGTCGTCGTGGTGATCGACACGTCGGGCTCCGTCAGCGACGCGGAGCTGGGCAGCGCGCTGCTGGAGGTGGCGGCGATCTCCCGGGCCGTGGGCGGCCGCCGTGACCTCGTCGGAGTACTGCCGTGCGACGCGGCGGCCGGCCGGGTCCGCCCCCTGTGCGGCGGCGCGGAGGGCGTCGAGTTGCTGGGTGGCGGCGGCACCGACCTGCGTACGGGCTTCGCCCGCGCCCTGGAGTCCCGTCCCCGCCCGGACGTCGTGGTGATGCTGACGGACGGCCAGACCCCGTGGCCGTCCCGGCGCCCGCCGTGCCGGACGGTGGTGGGCCTGTTCGGCCGCGTCAACCGCCGCTCGTCCTACGACGAGTCCGATCCCGACTACGCCCCGGACGGGCCGCCCGCGTGGGCCCGGGTGGTGGCCATCGGCTGA
- a CDS encoding NCS1 family nucleobase:cation symporter-1: MTAVEGRPSGTATGDAEGAGDTGRASSVLYTYDLAPTKKQGRRWGAYNVFTLWANDVHSLGNYAFAIGLFALGLNVWGILAAFALASVLLFLLLTLSGFMGHKTGVPFPVMSRIAFGIRGAKIPAAVRGVVAIAWFGIQTYLASAVLSTLLIALFPGLRGLDSNSFLGQSALGWISFLFLWALQLLIVSYGMQMIRRYMAFAAPTTLITMLALAIWMFVRADGSISLSVDAPLTGGAMWLQILQAAALWVVIYGTFVLNFCDFTRSARSRGSIVRGNVIGIPLNMLFFAVIVVVLSGAQFKLDGHVITSPTDIVRTIPNMFLLATASLALIALTVAVNLLANFVAPIYALIDLFPRKLNFRRAGVVSAVAGLVILPWNLYNSPVIVNYFLGGLGALLGPLFGVIMADYWLLRKSRINVPDLYSEDPAGEYHYSRGFNPRAVAVFVPSAAVAVVVALVPFFHAAAGFSWFVGAFLAAVLYAIVADRGAQIRDVDGEAIAVAAE; this comes from the coding sequence ATGACTGCTGTGGAGGGCCGGCCGTCCGGGACGGCCACCGGGGACGCCGAAGGCGCCGGGGACACCGGACGCGCCAGCTCCGTCCTGTACACCTACGACCTGGCCCCGACGAAGAAACAGGGGCGCCGCTGGGGCGCGTACAACGTCTTCACCCTCTGGGCCAACGACGTCCACAGCCTCGGCAACTACGCCTTCGCGATCGGTCTCTTCGCTCTGGGGCTCAATGTGTGGGGCATCCTGGCGGCCTTCGCGCTCGCTTCGGTGCTGCTCTTCCTGCTGCTGACGCTGTCCGGGTTCATGGGGCACAAGACGGGTGTTCCCTTCCCCGTCATGAGCCGCATCGCGTTCGGGATCAGGGGCGCGAAGATACCGGCCGCCGTCCGTGGCGTCGTGGCCATCGCCTGGTTCGGCATCCAGACCTACCTCGCCTCCGCCGTCCTGAGCACGTTGCTGATCGCACTCTTCCCCGGACTTCGCGGTCTCGACTCCAATTCCTTCCTCGGGCAGTCGGCCCTCGGCTGGATCTCCTTCCTCTTCCTGTGGGCCCTGCAACTCCTCATCGTGAGTTACGGCATGCAGATGATCCGGAGGTACATGGCCTTCGCGGCACCCACGACCCTGATCACCATGCTCGCCCTCGCGATCTGGATGTTCGTAAGGGCTGACGGCTCGATCTCCCTCTCCGTCGACGCGCCGCTCACCGGCGGAGCGATGTGGCTGCAGATCCTCCAGGCCGCCGCCCTGTGGGTGGTGATCTACGGGACGTTCGTACTGAACTTCTGCGACTTCACCCGGTCAGCCAGGAGCCGTGGCTCCATCGTCCGCGGCAACGTGATCGGGATCCCGCTCAACATGCTCTTCTTCGCCGTCATCGTGGTGGTCCTGAGCGGGGCGCAGTTCAAGCTCGACGGGCACGTCATCACCAGCCCCACGGACATCGTCCGGACCATCCCGAACATGTTCCTCCTGGCGACGGCCTCGCTGGCCCTCATCGCGCTGACCGTCGCGGTGAACCTCCTGGCCAACTTCGTCGCGCCGATCTACGCGCTCATCGACCTCTTCCCGCGCAAGCTGAACTTCCGCCGGGCGGGCGTGGTCAGCGCGGTCGCCGGGCTGGTGATCCTGCCGTGGAATCTCTACAACAGCCCGGTGATCGTGAACTACTTCCTGGGCGGGCTCGGTGCCCTCCTCGGACCGCTCTTCGGCGTGATCATGGCGGACTACTGGCTGCTGCGGAAGTCCAGGATCAACGTGCCCGACCTCTACAGCGAGGACCCGGCGGGCGAGTACCACTACAGCCGCGGCTTCAACCCCCGGGCCGTAGCTGTCTTCGTCCCCAGCGCGGCTGTCGCCGTCGTCGTCGCCCTCGTGCCCTTCTTCCACGCCGCGGCCGGATTCTCCTGGTTCGTGGGCGCCTTCCTCGCCGCCGTGCTGTACGCGATCGTCGCTGACCGCGGCGCGCAGATCCGGGACGTGGACGGCGAGGCCATCGCCGTCGCCGCCGAATGA
- a CDS encoding aspartate/glutamate racemase family protein, producing the protein MRILVVNVNTTQSITDSIGRQATGAAAPGTEIVPLTPSFGAESVEGNYESYLAAIAVMEAVRAHPEPFDAVIQAGYGEHGREGLQELLDVPVVDITEAAASTAQFLGRSYSVVTSLDRTVPLIEERLHTAGLSARCASVRASGLAVLDLERDEKAAVDAIVEQAAQAVEVDRAEVICLGCGGMSGLTERVVERTGVPVVDGVSAAVTIAESLVRLGLTTSKVRTYAPPRPKRFVNWPPPAR; encoded by the coding sequence ATGCGCATCCTCGTCGTCAACGTCAACACCACCCAGTCGATCACCGACTCGATCGGCAGGCAGGCGACCGGTGCGGCGGCGCCCGGTACCGAGATCGTCCCGCTCACCCCTTCCTTCGGGGCGGAGTCCGTCGAGGGCAACTACGAGAGCTACCTCGCGGCGATCGCCGTGATGGAAGCGGTCCGCGCCCACCCGGAACCGTTCGACGCCGTGATCCAGGCCGGCTACGGCGAGCACGGCCGGGAAGGACTGCAGGAACTGCTCGACGTACCCGTGGTCGACATCACCGAGGCGGCCGCGAGCACCGCCCAGTTCCTCGGCCGCAGTTACTCCGTCGTCACGAGCCTCGACCGCACGGTCCCGCTGATCGAGGAGCGTCTCCACACGGCGGGGCTGAGCGCGCGCTGCGCCTCCGTGCGGGCCAGCGGGCTCGCGGTGCTGGACCTGGAACGGGACGAGAAGGCGGCTGTCGACGCCATCGTGGAGCAGGCCGCCCAAGCCGTGGAGGTCGACCGGGCGGAGGTGATCTGCCTGGGATGCGGCGGCATGTCAGGTCTCACCGAGCGCGTCGTCGAACGTACCGGGGTACCCGTCGTCGACGGTGTGAGCGCCGCGGTGACCATCGCCGAGTCACTCGTCCGCCTCGGGCTGACCACCTCGAAGGTCCGCACTTACGCGCCGCCGCGCCCCAAGCGGTTCGTCAACTGGCCCCCGCCGGCACGCTGA
- a CDS encoding MIP/aquaporin family protein has translation MAERRAGSGLLGELSAEFVGTMILILFGCGVVAQVAAGGALTDPPGGLGDHDSIAWAWGLGVTLGVYVAARLSGAHLNPAVTVSLAAFKGFPWSKVAPYALAQTAGAFVAALLVRWNYSEALAKADPGHTVKTQTVFSTLPANGNPALPVHEWGAFRDQVIGTAILLLLIMAITDMLNTPPGANLAPFVIGLVVVAIGMAWGTNAGYAINPARDFGPRLASFITGYGGAWRDQYGNLYFWVPIVGPLIGGLLGAGLYKGLVGRFLPAAEPEPPGRVPASEDR, from the coding sequence ATGGCTGAGCGCCGTGCAGGGTCCGGTCTGCTGGGCGAGTTGTCAGCAGAGTTCGTGGGCACGATGATCCTCATCCTCTTCGGGTGCGGTGTGGTGGCCCAAGTGGCGGCGGGCGGCGCACTGACCGATCCGCCCGGCGGCCTCGGGGACCACGACAGCATCGCCTGGGCCTGGGGCCTGGGCGTCACCTTGGGCGTCTACGTCGCGGCGCGGCTGAGCGGTGCCCATCTCAACCCCGCGGTGACCGTCTCACTCGCCGCGTTCAAGGGGTTCCCGTGGAGCAAGGTGGCGCCGTACGCGCTCGCGCAGACGGCAGGGGCGTTCGTGGCCGCCCTCCTCGTGCGCTGGAACTACAGCGAGGCGCTGGCGAAGGCCGACCCCGGACACACCGTCAAGACACAGACGGTGTTCTCCACGCTCCCGGCCAACGGCAACCCCGCTCTCCCGGTCCACGAGTGGGGCGCCTTCCGCGACCAGGTCATCGGCACCGCCATCCTGCTGCTGCTGATCATGGCCATCACCGACATGCTGAACACACCGCCGGGCGCGAATCTGGCTCCGTTCGTCATCGGCCTGGTCGTCGTCGCGATCGGCATGGCATGGGGGACCAACGCGGGCTACGCGATCAACCCGGCCCGTGACTTCGGCCCCCGGCTGGCGAGCTTCATCACCGGGTACGGCGGAGCGTGGCGGGACCAGTACGGAAATCTCTACTTCTGGGTACCCATCGTCGGCCCCCTGATCGGCGGGCTGCTCGGCGCGGGTCTGTACAAGGGCCTCGTCGGCCGGTTCCTGCCGGCCGCCGAGCCCGAACCACCTGGGCGGGTCCCGGCGAGCGAGGACCGATAA
- a CDS encoding TetR/AcrR family transcriptional regulator, with translation MEHTGTAASATPGPARRRNRRGEGGRLRDDIVAAAVELLDEAGDERAITLRSVARKVGIAAPSIYPHFPDQPAIMLAVVRQEFTGLENRLRSIIGETEDDPRQRLYAVCDTYLEFARLHPERYRTMFGGLWVPDLGDSSLTKQDLATLGMETMQILVDTLGDCVAGGYSTSTDPSADAVALWLGLHGLAHQRAVTRAFPWPEDIEDRIITTLAHLDTADA, from the coding sequence ATGGAACACACCGGAACAGCCGCCTCGGCCACACCTGGACCGGCACGCCGTCGCAACCGCCGCGGCGAGGGCGGTCGCCTGCGCGACGACATCGTCGCCGCCGCTGTGGAACTGCTCGACGAGGCCGGCGACGAGCGCGCCATCACCCTGCGGTCGGTCGCACGCAAAGTGGGGATCGCCGCCCCGTCGATCTACCCGCACTTCCCCGACCAGCCGGCCATCATGCTCGCCGTCGTGCGCCAGGAGTTCACCGGACTGGAGAACAGGCTGCGCTCCATAATCGGTGAGACCGAGGACGACCCACGGCAGCGTCTGTACGCCGTGTGCGACACCTATCTCGAATTCGCCCGGCTCCACCCCGAGCGCTACCGCACGATGTTCGGCGGGCTCTGGGTGCCGGACCTGGGCGACAGTTCACTCACCAAGCAGGATCTGGCCACCCTGGGCATGGAGACCATGCAGATCCTGGTGGACACCCTCGGCGACTGCGTCGCCGGCGGATACTCCACCAGCACCGACCCCTCCGCCGACGCGGTGGCGCTCTGGCTGGGCCTGCACGGACTCGCCCACCAGCGCGCCGTGACCCGCGCCTTCCCCTGGCCGGAGGACATCGAGGACCGCATCATCACCACACTCGCTCACCTGGACACCGCGGACGCGTGA
- the glpK gene encoding glycerol kinase GlpK — protein MADFIGAVDQGTTSTRFMIFDHGGNEVAKHQLEHAQILPRSGWVEHDPVEIWERTNSVMQNALRYGGLSPQDLAAIGITNQRETTVVWDRRNGRPYYNAIVWQDTRTDSIAANLERTGQGEVIRRKAGLPPATYFSAGKIQWILENVDGVREAAEAGHALFGNTDAWVLWNLTGGPDGGIHATDVTNASRTMLMNLETLDWDDELLGFFGIPRAMLPTINPSSHPEAFGTTRTSRPLRAAVPIGGVLGDQQAATVGQVCFSPGEAKNTYGTGNFLVLNTGTELVRSQHGLLTTVAYQFGDSPVVYALEGSIAVTGSAVQWLRDQMKIIKTAAESEDLARTVDDNGGMYFVPAFSGLFAPYWRSDARGAIVGLARYNDNAHLARATLEAICYQSRDVVEAMEQDSGVHLDVLRVDGGVTANNLCMQIQADILGVPVSRPAVAETTALGAAYAAGLATGFWRDTDELRTHWHESERWEPQWSDEQRADGYAGWKMAVERTLDWVKVP, from the coding sequence ATGGCGGACTTCATCGGCGCGGTGGATCAGGGAACCACCAGCACCCGATTCATGATCTTCGACCACGGCGGCAACGAAGTGGCCAAGCACCAGCTGGAGCACGCCCAGATCCTCCCCCGCTCCGGCTGGGTGGAGCACGACCCGGTGGAGATCTGGGAGCGCACCAACTCGGTGATGCAGAACGCCCTGCGCTACGGCGGCCTGTCCCCCCAGGACCTGGCGGCGATCGGAATCACCAATCAGCGTGAGACCACGGTGGTGTGGGACCGGCGCAACGGACGGCCCTACTACAACGCGATCGTCTGGCAGGACACCCGGACCGACTCCATCGCGGCGAACCTCGAACGCACGGGGCAGGGCGAGGTCATCCGCCGCAAGGCCGGACTGCCGCCGGCGACCTACTTCTCAGCGGGCAAGATCCAGTGGATCCTGGAGAACGTCGACGGGGTGCGGGAAGCAGCGGAGGCGGGCCACGCCCTCTTCGGCAACACGGACGCCTGGGTCCTGTGGAACCTGACCGGCGGCCCCGACGGCGGCATCCACGCCACCGACGTGACCAACGCGAGCCGCACCATGCTGATGAACCTGGAAACCCTCGACTGGGACGACGAACTCCTGGGATTCTTCGGCATCCCCCGGGCGATGCTGCCCACGATCAACCCCTCGTCGCACCCGGAAGCCTTCGGCACCACACGCACCTCCCGGCCGCTGCGCGCCGCCGTCCCCATCGGCGGAGTCCTCGGCGACCAGCAGGCGGCGACGGTCGGACAGGTCTGCTTCTCACCGGGCGAGGCCAAGAACACCTACGGCACGGGCAACTTCCTGGTGCTCAACACCGGCACGGAGCTGGTCCGCTCCCAGCACGGCCTTCTCACCACGGTGGCCTACCAGTTCGGCGACAGCCCCGTGGTCTACGCGCTGGAGGGATCCATCGCGGTGACCGGTTCCGCGGTGCAGTGGCTGCGCGACCAGATGAAGATCATCAAGACCGCGGCCGAGAGCGAGGATCTCGCCCGTACGGTCGACGACAACGGCGGCATGTACTTCGTCCCCGCGTTCTCGGGCCTCTTCGCCCCCTACTGGCGCTCCGACGCCCGAGGAGCGATCGTCGGTCTGGCCAGGTACAACGACAACGCGCACCTGGCACGAGCCACCCTGGAAGCCATCTGCTACCAGAGCCGCGACGTCGTCGAGGCCATGGAACAGGACTCAGGCGTCCACCTCGACGTGCTCAGGGTCGATGGCGGTGTCACCGCCAACAACCTGTGCATGCAGATCCAGGCGGACATCCTCGGTGTCCCCGTCAGCCGACCCGCCGTCGCGGAGACGACCGCGCTCGGCGCCGCCTACGCGGCAGGGCTGGCGACGGGCTTCTGGCGGGACACCGACGAACTGCGCACCCACTGGCACGAGTCCGAACGGTGGGAGCCCCAGTGGTCCGACGAACAGCGCGCGGACGGCTACGCGGGCTGGAAGATGGCCGTGGAACGCACGCTGGACTGGGTGAAGGTCCCCTGA
- a CDS encoding SpoIIE family protein phosphatase, whose amino-acid sequence MSGSERTPGPDPGRPEDTAVLVVDQDGTIRGCTADAAELIGVRAEALRGTASDGLFAEQGVWEELRERATEASCISLPAGLLRGSGEPLAVRLDLLPVEAAPPPAFLVRIMPVAVADRRDEDEALLRAMFTQSGMGIAIHDADLRMTRTNPVPGQALSQAEGGPPGQSLRSLLVPEDGARIEGRLRRVAETGEALTDFVSSARLAESPHRERSVSVSALPLRGRDGTLHGVAVTFTDVTEQERSRRRSALVAAAASRLGQSLDVRRNAEVLTDLLVPEFADLAAVDLTETVLVGKEPGDLLAGAPLLRVAVAAGDGRWPTELYPLDSVVRVQETESELLRAGSARFARDVSELGARIGDDESRRRLLLAPGATSFMVVPLHARGRVLGAVGLWRTEGRAPFDDEAAVLAEDIGSRAGLAIDNARRYTRERRMAEALQRSLLPQPVLAVTAADTAGFYVPGRTAAGTGGSWFDVITLSSTQVAFVVGTVVGHGLNAAAAMGRLQTAVRTLADLDPAPDELLTHLDDLVVRLADQQLPEAEDGSVRGATCLYAVYDPVGGRCSMASAGHPAPLLAPEGGGPAGTVKLPPGAALGLGGAPFDLVELDIAPGDVLAFLAGSLAQDAARDAVAERLGSGAAPGGQPPLPVQDLGQALLAPFLGTPPDDDAALLVARVRVPAGGAVAAWEFPADMERVGDARAETARQLTRWGLDELVFTTELIVSELVTNAMRYAGGPVLLRLIKDRRLICEVSDTSQTQLHLRRARLTDEGGRGLFLVAQLTHRWGSRYTASGKTIWTEQLIDHPEE is encoded by the coding sequence GTGAGCGGAAGCGAGAGGACTCCAGGCCCGGACCCCGGGCGCCCGGAGGACACCGCCGTGCTCGTGGTCGACCAGGACGGGACGATCCGGGGGTGCACCGCCGATGCCGCGGAACTGATCGGGGTACGTGCCGAAGCGCTGCGCGGCACCGCTTCCGATGGTCTCTTCGCCGAGCAGGGCGTGTGGGAAGAGCTGCGGGAGCGTGCGACGGAGGCCTCCTGCATCTCCCTGCCCGCCGGGCTCCTGCGCGGGTCCGGGGAGCCATTGGCCGTACGACTGGACCTGCTGCCGGTGGAAGCCGCGCCACCGCCGGCCTTCCTCGTGCGGATCATGCCGGTGGCCGTCGCCGATCGTCGTGACGAGGACGAGGCACTGCTGCGGGCCATGTTCACCCAGAGCGGGATGGGCATCGCCATTCATGACGCCGACCTCCGTATGACCAGGACGAACCCCGTTCCCGGCCAGGCACTTTCGCAGGCCGAGGGAGGTCCTCCGGGGCAGAGCCTGAGGAGTCTGCTCGTACCCGAGGACGGCGCCCGTATCGAAGGACGCCTGCGCCGGGTCGCCGAAACCGGCGAAGCACTCACCGACTTCGTGAGCAGCGCCCGGCTCGCCGAGAGCCCCCACCGTGAGCGGAGCGTGTCGGTCTCGGCGCTGCCGCTGCGGGGCAGGGACGGGACGCTCCACGGTGTCGCAGTCACGTTCACCGACGTGACGGAGCAGGAGCGCTCACGCCGGCGCTCGGCTCTGGTGGCCGCGGCGGCCTCCCGCCTCGGCCAGTCCCTGGACGTACGGCGCAACGCGGAGGTGCTGACCGACCTGCTGGTCCCCGAGTTCGCGGATCTCGCCGCGGTGGACCTGACGGAGACGGTCCTGGTGGGGAAGGAGCCGGGCGATCTGCTGGCCGGCGCGCCGCTGCTCCGTGTGGCGGTGGCCGCGGGGGACGGGCGGTGGCCCACCGAGCTGTACCCCCTCGACTCGGTCGTCCGGGTCCAGGAGACGGAGAGCGAGCTGCTGCGTGCGGGCTCCGCCCGTTTCGCCCGGGACGTCTCCGAGCTCGGAGCACGGATCGGGGACGACGAGAGCCGCAGGCGGCTGCTGCTGGCCCCGGGCGCCACGTCCTTCATGGTCGTGCCCCTGCACGCCAGGGGCCGCGTGCTCGGCGCGGTCGGCCTCTGGCGCACGGAGGGCCGGGCGCCGTTCGACGACGAGGCCGCCGTGCTCGCCGAGGACATCGGCTCCCGGGCGGGCCTGGCGATCGACAACGCCCGCCGCTACACCCGGGAGCGCCGCATGGCCGAGGCGTTGCAGCGCAGCCTTCTCCCGCAGCCGGTGCTCGCGGTGACCGCGGCTGACACGGCGGGCTTCTACGTACCGGGTCGCACGGCGGCCGGTACCGGCGGGAGCTGGTTCGACGTCATCACCCTGTCCTCCACCCAGGTGGCGTTCGTGGTCGGCACCGTCGTCGGACACGGGCTTAACGCCGCCGCTGCCATGGGGCGCCTCCAGACCGCCGTACGCACCCTCGCCGACCTCGACCCGGCCCCCGACGAGCTGCTGACCCACCTCGACGACCTGGTCGTACGGCTCGCCGACCAGCAACTGCCGGAGGCGGAGGACGGCTCCGTGCGAGGCGCCACCTGCCTGTACGCGGTGTACGACCCCGTCGGTGGCCGCTGCTCGATGGCGAGCGCCGGGCATCCGGCCCCGCTGCTGGCGCCTGAGGGCGGTGGCCCCGCCGGTACGGTGAAGCTCCCCCCGGGGGCTGCTCTGGGGCTCGGCGGAGCCCCCTTCGACCTCGTCGAACTGGACATCGCGCCCGGAGACGTCCTCGCGTTCCTGGCGGGCTCGCTCGCCCAGGACGCCGCGCGTGATGCCGTGGCCGAGCGCCTCGGATCCGGGGCGGCGCCCGGCGGGCAGCCCCCGCTTCCGGTGCAGGATCTGGGGCAGGCCCTCCTCGCCCCCTTCCTCGGTACGCCGCCGGACGACGACGCGGCGCTGCTGGTGGCGCGCGTACGGGTTCCGGCCGGAGGGGCCGTGGCCGCGTGGGAGTTTCCCGCGGACATGGAGCGGGTCGGGGACGCCCGGGCCGAGACGGCCCGCCAGTTGACCCGGTGGGGGCTCGACGAGCTCGTGTTCACCACGGAACTGATCGTCAGTGAACTCGTCACCAACGCCATGCGCTACGCCGGTGGTCCGGTGCTGCTCCGTCTCATCAAGGACCGCCGGCTGATCTGCGAGGTGTCCGACACCAGCCAGACCCAGCTCCATCTGCGCCGGGCCCGCCTCACCGACGAGGGCGGCCGCGGTCTGTTCCTCGTCGCCCAGCTCACCCACCGCTGGGGCAGCCGGTACACAGCCTCCGGCAAGACCATCTGGACGGAGCAGCTCATCGATCACCCGGAAGAGTGA
- a CDS encoding MoxR family ATPase — translation MSAYAPLAETTLSDAPLPDAPPSSGTPLSESPGTPDPSDAHAPSAPASRLDLSGELLALLRDTTTAPRPDPQLEALTLAVSADLPVLLWGEPGIGKTAALTQLATTLDLPLTTVIASVHEPSDFSGLPVIGDDPAENGVPMAPPDWAVRLVRAGRGLLFLDELSTAPPAVQAALLRLVLERRVGALRLPPGVRIVAAANPRSSAADGWELSPPLANRFVHLQWVHDTDVVVRGLGGIWPRATLPVLDAGRLPEAVAFARRAVCGLLGARPALVHRLPSGEAQRGGAWPSPRSWDMTLCLTAFATAAGASRDVLSMLVRGTVGDGPGLEFLAYLDRMDLPDPEDLLADPGGAELPERGDLRQATLDAVVAAVRTRPERGRWDAAWALLARAAETGAPDLLVVPATTLATLRREDWEVPVSIEGLAGAVSVSRRADRAKVRALDVTRAGR, via the coding sequence ATGTCCGCGTACGCTCCGCTCGCCGAGACCACGCTTTCCGACGCCCCGCTTCCCGACGCCCCGCCTTCTTCCGGGACGCCGCTCTCCGAGTCCCCGGGAACGCCGGACCCGTCCGACGCCCACGCCCCCTCCGCCCCGGCCTCGCGCCTCGACCTGTCCGGCGAGCTACTGGCTCTGCTGCGTGACACGACCACCGCGCCCCGGCCGGACCCACAGCTGGAGGCGCTCACCCTGGCCGTGTCCGCCGACCTGCCGGTGCTCCTGTGGGGCGAGCCCGGCATCGGCAAGACTGCCGCGCTCACCCAGCTCGCCACCACCCTGGACCTGCCGTTGACCACGGTGATCGCCAGCGTCCACGAACCCTCGGACTTCTCCGGTCTCCCCGTCATCGGGGACGACCCGGCTGAGAACGGGGTCCCGATGGCACCGCCGGACTGGGCGGTCCGGCTGGTGCGAGCGGGCCGTGGCCTGCTGTTCCTCGACGAACTGTCCACCGCCCCGCCCGCCGTGCAGGCGGCGCTTCTGCGCCTCGTGCTCGAACGCCGGGTCGGAGCCCTGCGCCTGCCGCCGGGCGTACGGATCGTGGCCGCCGCCAATCCCCGGTCCTCCGCCGCCGACGGCTGGGAGCTGAGTCCCCCGCTCGCCAACCGGTTCGTCCACCTGCAATGGGTCCACGACACCGACGTGGTGGTGCGGGGGCTGGGCGGAATCTGGCCCCGGGCCACGCTGCCGGTGCTCGACGCCGGCAGGCTGCCCGAGGCCGTGGCGTTCGCCCGCCGTGCGGTGTGCGGACTGCTGGGCGCCCGGCCCGCCCTGGTGCACCGGCTGCCCTCGGGCGAGGCCCAGCGCGGCGGGGCGTGGCCGTCACCGCGCAGCTGGGACATGACGCTGTGTCTGACCGCGTTCGCGACGGCCGCCGGTGCCTCGCGCGACGTCCTGTCGATGCTGGTCAGGGGCACGGTCGGGGACGGCCCGGGGCTGGAGTTCCTGGCCTACCTGGACAGGATGGACCTGCCCGATCCGGAGGATTTGCTGGCCGATCCGGGGGGTGCGGAGCTGCCGGAGCGCGGGGACCTGCGGCAGGCGACGCTGGACGCGGTGGTCGCCGCGGTCCGCACTCGCCCCGAGCGGGGCCGGTGGGATGCCGCCTGGGCGCTGCTGGCGAGGGCGGCGGAGACCGGCGCTCCGGACCTGCTGGTCGTTCCGGCGACGACGCTCGCCACCCTGCGCCGTGAGGACTGGGAGGTGCCGGTGTCGATCGAGGGGCTCGCCGGAGCGGTGTCCGTATCGCGGCGGGCCGACCGGGCGAAGGTCCGCGCCCTCGACGTCACCCGGGCGGGCCGGTGA